GAAGATCTACATTAAAACAAATGCTTAAAGTCATCTAAAAGAAATCAAAGCTTACCAAATGAACAGTTGTTTTTCTATATCGAAATTGGTGAGAAGGTCATCAATTAAAGAATGAAAACTAGGATTATTTTCCAaacgaaaagaaaaaaaaagagagaaaaccTTAAACTTTAACAGATTTCAAACAGGGACCTCATCTGCATGGACATGAATGCCAACTTCATAGCAATGCTGTCTAAACAGTGCCACCATTACACTTTTATTGTTCATGATGGCTTGTACAATGACAGAGAGGGTCAAAAGAACCCCAGCACTTGCCTCCTGTAAACACGGTTGGACAGTGTCTACCTGCTCATCCTTACACTCCTCTATCTAAGAGTGGCAGCTGCTCCGGAGAGCAGCCTCGTTCAAAGACAAGCAAACGCAAGTAAACTGCACAAACCCTGTAGCAGTCTTATTTAACTAATGAGGAGGTATTCAAAAAGACAGAAGGCTTGGCTGGAAGGCTTCTCAGAGGGGCAGGTCATAATTAGCTTTAACGGTTCTGTTCTTTGGGCTGTGCAGAGGCTCTGTCAGTCAGCGTGGTTGGCAGTGGGAGTCTATGCAGCAGCTTCGCTCTCAGCCTCCACTGGTTGTCCTGTAGCACCTTCCACATTTTTGGATGCCTGGGGACAAtgaaaattatgcaaatatgatCAAAGTCTTTTTAAGGCAAGTCATATCACGTTTCTTTGAAACTCCTTTCGGGTAGCTATTACAGTCATGCAAGTACAGCTCTTTGAAAGGTGAACTCTCCTAAGCTGTTCATCAAGCTTACGTCCAAATCACCAGTGAATGTCTCATACAGTTTGTTTCTAAATGCTCCAATGATGATAAACCCCCTCTGCATTTTTTATGTTGGACCAGTCAATGCACAAAAGTGCCCATCTAAAAAAACTGACTGTTTCTATAGCACCCGGAGCGTTTAACAGCAGCTGCAGTGAATCAATGACTTTACCAATTGGTGAGAGGCTCTTTTATTTAGAAGGTGGGATGTATTCCACCATATTGCACATTGCACTCTCTCTTTAATAGTAATACGAATGCACCATCTTTGTATATAGTCTTTGATATGGTTTCATTTTCACAACAAAGTGCCATTACAAATCATGTTAGCAGCTGTTGACATAACCAaccttctttttcttcttcttctgtgcCTTGCGGCTGGCTGAGCTTTGCAACAATGCCTGCGGGAAAACAAAGCAAGTctcaaaaaagtaaaaaatgtctCATTGTAAAGACCAGGTTTTCAAAGACACCCcattactaaaatataaataataaaaatagtaagcataaaaaaataaaaaaaattgtccaatctattattaaaaaataaattgttgaaAGTGGCAtcctgtaccttttttttttgtgagttgTTTTTATTGTGAGTAAAATAACCCTTTATAGTTTCAGTATGACCATAAAGCACAGAGTATTTTAAGTTGTTTAAGTTGGGGGTGTGTATAGTGGGAAGACACCATCTAGATGTGCCAATCACCAGAGCTAGGCAGGAAAAGACTATAGGAGTGCAAAAACTAATCTCTGCAcacatttttcttcttcttcattaTTCTGATTATTATGTACTGTTAAACACAAGAGATGCTGATTGTGAGGCATCTGAAATATTTAAAGTACAATGAAGggttgacaaaaatacttatcAATACTGAAATATCAAAAACATTGCAAAATTGGAATTTTCCACTGAATAGATACATGAACAGCTGCGTTTCTAGCTCTCTAATCTCTCCAACAGCGAGTTGACATACAAACCCGCCTCCCCTCACTCGCTTGTTTCCTTTGCTCCAGTTGTATATTGTTGGGGTTACATGGTTTGAATTTCGGCATGGGAATGCACATATAGCACaacattttacaattttttttgtgtaaaaaatgAGTAAATATTTTGTGCTCATACCCAAAGTGTATGCCTATAAAGCTGCCTCTAAGTATTCagggaagtgtatgtaagattgtgtaCAAAACTgttactgcaatcactttcaaatgactatagagcggtgtatccctctccccctcccccctgactggAGGTTgacagataggctgcaggatccagcaggaacgtttgtatctgcagctgtggtaactagagcagatctggcaacccggatgaagaaacactactgactttgtgattggtcgataggtggagggtggagcttaaggccaaaacacaacatgacaacatcaacatcagttgagggctgcaacaacaacttttaaatgactatcctggccggactactgttgtcagtgttctaagtatttgaaatgaacatgatttcttaatgtatagtgacatatcagggccgttttatgatgaattgaaatacatttcttacatagtTCCTTTAAATTAAGCCCATAGAAAGCAGAACGTAAATGTCAAATtcttaaataataatttcttaGCAGCCACCTGGGTATAAAACACACCCGTCCTCTACTTTTAAGTCTCTTACCTTGAGCTCTGGGTCTTGTACTTCAAACTCAGACTTGTAAAGCTCAGGTTCAAAAGGCCCATTGGTTATACGCAGAGGGCCATTCGCCATTAGCATCACCGTGAATTTAAACTGCGCTACATATTCACCTTGAAAGAAAAGAGGAGACAGAAGGTTTGACAAAGTGACTCTTGAAACATTGCTGATGGCAAAAATAGAAACCGACTTTGACCTGGTCATGCGGCAAATGTGCTGGATGTGCTTCTCTGAGCACCGACGTGACAGGAAAttatttctcattttcatttagtgATTTGTTGTAAAAGTTCAACTCACTTCATGCTTGGTTgaacattttgcatttaaaagtgacatttttatgACTGAGGTACTCATGCCTCACCTTCCTTCTCATGCAGGACGCTGAAGGGCTGAAGCAGCTCGTGCTTGGCACACTCAACCACGCCCAGCCGAGCTTTACTCTCATCCTCAAATGCCCTGATAGcacacagacagaaagacaagGACAGAGACTAAATTAAATGAGATGAACAACAAAAGTGAATAGTTTGTCTTGTGCCATCTGCTTTCAGTTGAGCTGCTGGCCTTGCAGGTTTACGTTTGATAGGGATGGCAATGCACGAACATACTGCTCGAGTGCACAAagtcaaatgcataaatgttaaCATGACCAGctctaatattttaaataaattgtattaCATTTGTATAGTTCATACACTTCCATTCAGTCACTTTTAAAAGATTAATAGTTatatcagcatattataatgatttctgaaggatcatgtgacattgaatactggagtaatgttgctgaaaatttagctttgccatcagaataatacattttaaaatataaaaaaaataatgtaatattttttaacattatcaCTGTACTACACTAATTTcactgtattttggatcaaatacaTTCAGCTTGGGTCAGAAAAATAAACCCTAAAGTTGAACAGTAGTATTTACTTATTTCatacattgaaaaaaaatcagCATTGTCTACTTTCAcaagaaaattatttaattaattcattattatccatttattatgacatttattttattatgcacTATTCATTTGATTATTTATCCTTTAACTAAATCGAAAAGATGATGAAGAAAATAATTTGGCAAAaggataaagaaaaaaaagtaattttacatTCAACTAACATTTAAACATGAAATAAAGAAAGCCTTAAATTCAATTTGGAAGTGATATATCTTTTCACACTTTTACATTTGAAtcatttaattaattgaattaaagGGAATCAATCATGTCATTTGTCTTCTGTTTATCTTCGTTGATTAAAGTTTATATGCAagtaaaagcctaaattaaatcggTTCACCATATAAAGTGATCGAGTCTCTTTAGAacatttggactaaaccactcaatttATATGGAATAGTTTTCCAATcactttatgaactttttgaagcgtcaaagttgCAGTGGCATCTAaagaggggtcagagagctctcagattttatCAGAAAgaccttcatttgtgttccgaagatgaacaaatgtcttacggatttggaacaacatgagggagagtaattaatgacagcattttcatttttgggtaaccttttaaaggacaactccggtgaaaaatgaacctaggggtaattaacagatggttaccgagtagatcgttccctgggatgcattttcatgaaaaaggaatgtaaagagttttatctctaaaaacagattagcttataacgcttgtctatggggcacagtgtaaattaaattaaatcggtagttaataccactaacaaggctcaaaatagcctcacactaacacggtagcataatgagggtctctacatgcaaaccgaagcattgaaagctttgtaagagtacaaacagtttaataagaagacactttataaacacagtacatTACGTGTATATAAACAGGAGCCATATTGGAAAAAATGTCAACACGCGTCAAGCCACGAAaactgtgctaagtgatgaactgtgacttggaatctcttATGGtccattgtttccggaagaaaacactgaacgcaacaaagaaaataaataaataaaaatttccatgtaattagatttcacaaaattcctatcgaccagcttacttagcacagcgttcgtggctcgactcgttaagactgttttttcaagatggctgctgtccgtATACACGTAATGTACCGTCTTTATAAAGCGTCTTCTTATTTCTTCTTAGAGAACGATCTACCCGGTAActgtaaccatgtgttaattacccctaggttaatttttcaccggagttgtcctttaagtggTAGATGCTCAAATAGTGATAGCTAAATATTCAACCCTTacttgaaatgaaaataaattaccTCAAAGTAAATGGCATGGCATCAAATCGCCGCTCCACCTCACTGAAAAACACCCTAGAGGTCTTCATTTTAAGGCCATACTGTTTACTGGGGTCTCGCTTGTAAACGGTAGTCCTCTGCCCGGAGTCTCTAGCCTGCAGAGAGAGACATCAGCACTCTAAGGCATTATAATGGCAGACATTGAGAGAACAGATGCTGAGATGAGTCTTCACCTTTCCCTCTCCGGTGCTAATGAGCACGTCCACAGCGTACACCTCATGCACTTCAAATTCTGCCTTCTCATGGTCCTTCCTTAGAGCAGACAAGGACAGAGAGCATTTAACATAGAGGAACACTCAATCATTTTCCAAAACAATCCAGCGCTTCATTGTCTTGACCTTTGCTGCTCGGTGGGGTTTTGAATGATGGTCTTCTCTCCATCAATGACATGCTGCTTTAACTGATGAGACAGCATGCCTGTGTAGAGAGACACAATGAGTTTTAAAAACCACACCATGATGCTTTAACCATGAGTGAGTTCAGCTTATGTTCAGCTCACCCTCTATGGCCATGCATTTAAATGACTGGGCAATCTTGTTCCAGGCATCTGTGAGCTGAGTGTTCTGAGAGACACAGAAAGAGAGATGATGATGAAACTAGTAAAAATGATTTTctataattgaaataaaatataaacattagccaaaaaaaacttgaactttaaccaaaataagaaatgttggttTATGACATTTAATAAGTTCAAAtgctaaaattactaaaataaaaatgatatatataaacacacaattaGTAAAAGTATAAGGGTtggctcacccaaaaattaaaatactgTTATCATGTACTCACTCATGAGTTAgatgaataatgaatagacttaATGAATAGACTcattatatgatgaatatacttaattacatttgCTGATCAaggtttatatgtgaataaaaaatCAATTTAAACCTGTTCGTCAGAAAGCAACTCTTCAGAAAACATGGATTAAACCGCTCcattaatatgcatttattttacaatctctttataaAGATTTTGAAGGATCAGAGTTTTGGGTTAATAGACtttaaatggagggacagaaatatcTTGTGTGTTGTGAAAATAAACAGAAGTCTTTTGGTTGTGGAAGAATATGAGAGTGAGCAACTGATGAAACCATTTTAATTTTGGGATGAACTAAAGCTTTTAGTCAAAAAGGAAATTATGAAGGAAAATAAAGCGAATTCAAAATATCATGAAATACTATTAAAAAcaatactaaataaaaataactttaattTTAATAAGTACATCCTCCCAAGATATTGTCCTTCCATATAGATTATGGTTGTTAGTAAATCTCCACAAAGGGAATTATCCATTTTATAAAAGAGAATTTATTGTGACTATCAAAAAAAGGTTAAATCATTACCCACTGTTACTCATGAGGATGTTACTAACAGTTAATCACAGGACCAGACTGATTCTATCTAACCTGATTTCCAGGCTTAACCAGCCGAAGAGCAGCTTCTGCACACAAGTGGGCAGCTTTGATCACATCCGCTTTCCGTCCTGTCACAGGAGTATCCTAGAAGATCAGCAAAGTAAATGTAAGTGCAAGTTTAAacagaataaaaacagaatgtggCATTCACAAAGAAGAGTGACATACCTTGGTTGCGCCAATTACAAAGCTGTGAGCAACATTGGAGATGAAGCCATCCACATGCACCCCAAGGTCactgcaaaagaaaaaaaaaagaaaaaatgcagtAATCAGGACATGTGCTGATAACCAGATGAAAACATATACATAGTGCAAAAATAACACTCACATTTTAACCAAGTCACCGTCTTTAAGAGTATAGTCTGGATCGCTCTTTATTGGTGAGAAGTGGCACACACAGTTGTTCACAGACACACAAGTGGGGAAGGCAATCCCTGTCACACAAGAAtaccacatttatttatttttatataaatatctaTAAATTTTTATATACAtggctgtgtgtgtatatatgtgtactTTTGTGTTTATCTATTTAAAtacaacattttcaaaataaataatacaataattaaaacatatttgacaataaaaaagtcattttataataattagtCACTACATTCAagattaatgtttttgtttttgtttttcaaaaaaattctTACCTTTTTTTATCTCTTTCTCCTTCTTGAAAACCTTGCCTGTTTCGGCAGTGATGAAAGCGTCTCCTTTCTCACACAGACTGAGGACAGACACGCCAGGCTTGGCTGCTTCAATGATGGTCTTCAATGCCTCTGATGAAAAAGATTTCACATGAAACAACAAAGTTTCCCAACCAAAGGATTTTGAAGCATTCCCTAAAGCACTACGACCTGGTCTGAAGGAGATCAATACACATTAAATCAGTATGCACTTTTAAAAGGAATAGTGACAAAGTAATTGAAGACTGAGATTAGCTGAAGCTCTCAGCACCTGGCTTGTTTGCttgcatgcatatatatatatatatatatatatatatatatatatatatatatatatatatatatatatatatatgcgcaAGCAACTCTGAAACTCGACAGGACAGAAGCAGAATGACAGGGTCAGTCGCCACTGACTCTCATTGTAAGGAACAAGAATGCAATGAAAGTAAATGGTGACTCAGGCTGTCAGTAACTTACATTCTGTCAAAAATGTACTTCTGTGGTTCAtaatcatacaggtttagagCAATATAAGGGTGAGTTAAAATGAAAGAATTTAACTTTCTGTGCAATTATTTTATGTTCCGTTACAACTACAGCTAACTGGCTAACCTGCTAGCctaatttttaataatatacatAACGCCGTTAAGATTAGAAAACATCGGGTGCTGATGTTTGTCGACACGATTGTAAGTTACGCCAAGTCAAAAAACAAGAAATGGCAGGCATCGATGCCAGTCTCACTACAGCTCGCAGACACATGGCCGAGTGCTGAGCTGAACCTCCGCTCGGTCAAATTCAAGCCTTAATCACGCATAAACCTCCAGAATCATGCTTACGGTTCGCTATGTCGGCCCCCATCTTGTACTTGGTGACCACCAGGTCATCAGCAATGGTCTGCTCTTGCTGGTCGTCGTCTCCTGACATGTTTGTCAGTGGTGTGTTTCAAGAGGAGCTCGTAACTTTTTCCCTCGCTTCGCTTGTAGGATGATGGAGCACAGCACGCTTCAGATCTCACAGCCTGCGCATAGAGCCTGCGCCACCAGCAGCCGTGGAAACGCGCAAGATGGCCGATTACTGCACTgttcttcaaaataaaagtcacaaaCCTGCGGACACTGAAAGAGTGACCTCTGCGGGAGCTCGAGGGAATATTACTATgcctaatatttaaacattttctagTCTAGGCTAGCATTATACTATTTTATCTTAATAGTTATGACATACAAATGAAACACTAGGTTACAGTAGGGCTTAATCAATATGAGGTAAAAGTAGAAATTTTGACTTTGTCATAGTTATAcatttcaaaaaatatttttgacatttatgccataatttcgactttttatgttatttataatttacatttgagCATTGCATTCGTGGAAATGAGCTAAATAGAATTCAGCCTATGTGTGAAGAAAATGAAGAAAAACCAAGGTAAATATCacttgtaaaaataatatttttattgtgtGACTTTTTAATCAAGTAATTTTGTCaacaactgaaattaaaatgaacttaGTAATTATTGTACTGCCTCTATCAGATTTGATGTAGTCTCAATACTTAGTTATAAGACTAGACTCTAGATGtgcctttttttgttttctacaAGCTTGCTGTACTGAATCCATTGTGGTTCATCAAATGTTCTAAAGCTGCTGTTTGCTGTGAGTAAATCAATTTCATGATTTATTAGAAGAATTTCTAAATCTGAAAAGGTGTGAGATTCTCAAATGAAAGAAAGTTTTAGTGAATCAAATACTCTGGCAGTTACAGAATTAAGCTAAATCAAATACTGAATCCTACATTGTCATGTCTGACTTAAAATTTAACAATGTCAGATAACTGTCAACATGTAAAGATTATGAGTTTTGTTGTAATGAGAAGTAGCTTTTTTATATACGGTAATCAATAAATGAAACCCAATAAACACAtgacacaaaaacaacaaaagaataGGGTCACatttagattagggtccagtTCCCACTATTAACTTTACTTCAACCTCATTATACtcctactaataataattactgcttattaatagttagtaaggtagttgttaaatttagatattttttaggAATTGGGTTTGATTAAGGGATGTAAAATATGGCCatggaatttttatttaaatttaatatcAATTTATGTGAAAATTGTTTCAAAGTAAATCCTACATAATTTGTTATAGCTGAAATgcttgttgttgtgtttttaaataagtaattttaatttttttaatgaatttttttaaattaaggtGACCTATACTTGTTTGATGTTTGAcaaaaaatgtacatataataGTGTGAACAATTAACTATGGGACACAATAAGCTCAGGttataaaaagaaaattattttatttattgggAAAATCAATATACAGTGTTCCTCATTGAGCAAATAAAAATCATcatcttaaaaaaacaaacataaatctGTACAAAACCACAGGAGTTGGACTTCAGAGACAAACAAGTGGAGGTAGGGCAATCTTAAACAAGACGAGACATTTCATATAAAGTATATTTCGTTGGCACATTAGCATTGATGTGTTCAAATGCTGAACACATGGTAGATATACATCCTGAGAAACATGTAGGTTATTCCAGTCCATTCTGTTTCCATTGTTCATTCATCAAATTGTTTCTGTTAGTGAGCTGAAGTCAATAACTACGTGCATACGGCATCCTGTTTGTGGAATAATCTGCTGTGCCAGTAATCTGGGTTGTCAAATGAAGTGTTTTGCGCCTCCACTCCAGTACACACTTTTATGTAGGATCTGAGACCAGGATTTTGTGACTCCTCTCCCACAACAGGCCTTCCCTTTACCGGAATGTTCTGATAATCAGTCTGATCTCCATCCTCAGAGCCGGTTCTCCCAGATGCCTGCATGTCCACATATTCACTGCGCTGTGTAGTGCCATCAGAATCCTTATTTTCCTTAGGTCTTGCTGTCAACCTTGGCGGCTCACTTACATTTTGATAAATTGCTTCTTTGACGCCACTCTCCACCTGATCTGGACTGCTTGCTTTGCTCTCCCCTGCTCCCATGTTTTGCTGGTGTATATCTGTACGTATGTCCATGTATTCATACTCAACCCCTGATTCTTGTGGCTGCTGCTCCTCTGAGGGTTCTCCCTCCACAGCACCGATCGCAGATTGACTCCCATCAGTGCATGTTTCTGTTCCATCCAGAGAAGCAGCAGCAGACTCCAGACTGTCCCCTTCAGGGGAACTAGTGGCCTTATCTGACTGTTCGATTTGTGTTGATTCAATGTCTCTCTTCTGTGGTAAACTGTTGCACGTGTAATGAGAAGGGGGTGATTTGCTCAGTGCAGATGAAGCATCAGTGCTATCAGTAGGTGAAGTAGAAAGCAGAGGGGGCTTTTTGTTCATTAGTTCATACTCTTGTGTGGCCTCTGTTTTTGGTGTCGAGAATGCGCTCTTGGAGTTACTTGATATCCTACTATGTGAAACAGTGGTTCTGGAACCTAAAGAAGAAAATATGTCATAAAAATGCACATAGTTGAGTCCCACACTGCAGCAAAGTATGTATTTTCACCTTTTAGTGCTTACCCCTAGTGCTTATTTAGGGAATTCACTCccgtatttaaagggttagtttacacaaaactgaaaattctttcaataattacttaccctaatgttgttcgacacccataagacctccggtcatcttcagaacagaaattaagatatttttgctgaCAAAAatgaaaggccttcattgacacaaatgtcatttcctctctcaagacccataaaagacactaaagacactgattcataaccgttcaaatctttgttttgaaatcggcccataaCTATATAAGtcatcatttgttttttttttgcgtacaaaaaatattgtaaaatcaATGTattgagatgggctttgtaacgacgtctttagtgtcttttatgggtcttgagagaggaaatgacattggtgtcaatgaaggcctgtctgagccatcaacaaaaatatcttcatttgtgttctgaaaataaaaGATCTTACAGGtttcgaacgacattagggttaattaattaatgatataattttcatttttggataaattaaccctttaaagtggTTATCACTCATGCAACTTTCCAGTATGTACATGGCAGATCAATATTGTTTTACCTCTCTCTGTGGGCAGCACATATCCATAATGGTCCTCGTCTACACCCTCTAGACCTGGCGAGAATGGATCTGACGCCACAGACACGCCGGTGGACATGTAGGCACTGTCTGTACGACTACGACCTCTGCGAAGACTGCCTGTTTGAGAATTAAGTTCAACCATTTCAATGTCCACCATGGTCCCCCTGCCCTCTGAGCACTCGGACTCTGTCCTCACTGAGCCAGTCTTCCTCCTCTGGGCTCTCATCTGTGTGGGAACAATGCAATTGTATTATTTCTCATTCCGTATTTGTGATAAGTGTTTCTTAAACAGGGGTccttagaatttttttaaatttggttAGGACTGTAAAATTTATttagaattattttttatttgcaaaaaGTTCTATCcaaataaatatgaattgaaAATGTTTCTAGTGGttagacaaaaacaaacaaactttaATACTAATGGTTAATcaattattattaacaataataatctgaataaaaacacatacaaatCAAGATGCAAgctgaaattatatatatttttattttccctcTATGGCTATTGTTTCTTTTATGAAGAACATGCACTCTGAAGTCAGTACCATGTAGACATCTATGATTAATTTGGATTTTTCTCACACAGCTTcataagaaaatatatataaagctgCCTTTATGTTTTAGGAAAAGGGTTTCTTACAAAGGGATCATATTTGGGTGTCCTTAGCATTAAACAGCTTTAAAACACCTTATCTAATGCATGTCCATTCTGAtttagcacaaaaaaaagaagaagaagcttGTAGTCAAGTCACCATGATATAACATGATATGAAAGCTGACCTGTCTAGGGTCATCCCCTGGGCCAGGGGTCATAGGAAGATAACCTATAGTTGTTGTGTGTTCTGAGGTGCCCTaaagagagaaagaagagaATTATTATGCATATTCAGTTTCTATACACCTATTCAGAGAAGAATAACTAACATACACTATCAATTCACAGGTCTGGGGTTAgtacaattgtttgtttgtttttaaagaaattaatactttaattattaatactagttattcagcaagaattaaaatgataatattattaaaattatattaaaggcatttataatgttacaaaagctgtcaaaatgtatcaaagtttccacaaaaatgttaagcagctaagcttttcaacactgataatattaataataataaatgtttcttgagcaccaaatcttCCTTTTAGAATAATTATTGAAGCAAcatgtgatactgaagactggagtaattctATTTAATATCCTGCTTTGCcatcatcacaggaataagcatatcacatttttaaatatattacaataaaaaacaatattagtaaaatttcacattacacttttactgtattatgatcaaataaatgcagaaataagacttctttcaaaaatattttttaaaatcttactgaccccgaACTTTTGAACAATTGTATAACATGATAGAAATATTTATTGAAGTGTATTGCAGACATCTCACTTTGTAGGAGGCCATACGGAGACGAGAATGACTTCTCGTTGGTGACAGCTGGAGGGGAGGAGTAGCAAAGCCATCCTGCAATACCTCATcgtcatcatcgtcatcatcttCCTCCAAGCCTGCCTCTATATGAGAGCCTTTAACACGTTGGTGGCTTTCCTCTGCACCAGCGCAATTCTGAGAAGGCTACATTATGGCACAGAAATCAATGAAATCCATCTCAAACCTGCTTTCTAATGCCCTATATTTGAAAACTTCCAAAGAAAATCTTGATTTCTTACTTTCAACACAAGGTATCGTGGTGGATCCCTTGCCATTCTTGTAAACTCACTGGCCAGTTCTTTAAATGTAGGCCTCACATTCTCATCAATCATCCAGCCTAGTAAAAGGTGGGGAATAAAAAGTGTTTATTATGTGTTGTAACGGTGCATTAAATCATGAAACATTGCTTAAATGCATCTAGCATCTGCCTTACACTTGACCATGACCATGTAGACATCTATGGTGCAGATCTGTGGTTGAGCCAGCCGCTCTCCTTTCTCCAGTAAACCTGGCACTTCATGAGGATGCATAGCTGTGTACGGCTCCGCTCCATATGACATCATCTCCCATACAGTCACACCTGGAATAAATAAGAACATTTACTCAAACAACTTCAATAAACTTCAAACAACTAAAACTAACTTGCTGTACCTAACTTACTGTACAGAGACTCACCATAGCTCCACACATCACTCTGATGAGTGTATCTTCTGAATAGGATACTCTCTAATGCCATCCATTTAATTGGTGTCTGAAAAAAGATACAGTttcataatatataaaatatatataataactatatatatatatat
This region of Pseudorasbora parva isolate DD20220531a chromosome 6, ASM2467924v1, whole genome shotgun sequence genomic DNA includes:
- the pa2g4b gene encoding proliferation-associated protein 2G4b; this translates as MSGDDDQQEQTIADDLVVTKYKMGADIANQALKTIIEAAKPGVSVLSLCEKGDAFITAETGKVFKKEKEIKKGIAFPTCVSVNNCVCHFSPIKSDPDYTLKDGDLVKIDLGVHVDGFISNVAHSFVIGATKDTPVTGRKADVIKAAHLCAEAALRLVKPGNQNTQLTDAWNKIAQSFKCMAIEGMLSHQLKQHVIDGEKTIIQNPTEQQRKDHEKAEFEVHEVYAVDVLISTGEGKARDSGQRTTVYKRDPSKQYGLKMKTSRVFFSEVERRFDAMPFTLRAFEDESKARLGVVECAKHELLQPFSVLHEKEGEYVAQFKFTVMLMANGPLRITNGPFEPELYKSEFEVQDPELKALLQSSASRKAQKKKKKKASKNVEGATGQPVEAESEAAA